One Xiphophorus couchianus chromosome 1, X_couchianus-1.0, whole genome shotgun sequence genomic region harbors:
- the LOC114145949 gene encoding protein FAM110A, whose amino-acid sequence MPVETLRPSDGRLAGVAFTSGRPFRILNKGPNYFRPPAEPGARKLSAVERLEADKAKYVKSQQVALTRQAPIQAPLIRKPLVPPVMMLQGSVGAPTARKVPRCPADVENRGGGVVLGERRPFNLDILNNLINDVCDGAQSSSSTSPSSSSPSSGVKSICSSLSAEQDKSNRLVNNLKPLNHGTNNSSSTSSCTSSLLSNNRCVPAAELSRRPPPIPARVVRGVQAPYNAPNSVTVRRVDVRPHAEVKKPPRVALHPHLRPRQIPQGQVAHSQLPPPPPPPQSQNQPPAKVNTSSQTLASPPAYPPPSPMLVRAGIIPPASPAFTRISNASSKGSSRKHPSLHRSKSDLSDRYSRATADLERFFNYCGLDPEEVEGLGGVERFTRANSDIVSVSKLRSVSTPSSECGDDVERIRGYGGGDEEEDDEDGPLRTNDRVPYGISVIERNARVIKWLYGIRQAREANSGVSNV is encoded by the coding sequence ATGCCGGTGGAGACGCTGAGGCCCTCAGATGGCCGTCTGGCCGGGGTCGCCTTCACCTCAGGCAGACCCTTCAGAATACTCAACAAGGGTCCCAACTACTTCCGCCCCCCTGCCGAGCCTGGAGCCCGCAAGCTGAGCGCCGTGGAGCGCCTGGAGGCCGACAAGGCCAAGTACGTGAAGAGCCAGCAAGTGGCCTTGACTCGGCAGGCGCCTATCCAGGCACCACTCATCCGGAAGCCCCTTGTCCCCCCAGTGATGATGCTCCAGGGCAGCGTGGGCGCCCCGACCGCCCGGAAGGTTCCCCGTTGCCCAGCTGATGTGGAGAACCGGGGAGGTGGCGTGGTGCTGGGGGAGAGGAGACCCTTCAACCTGGATATCCTGAATAATCTAATCAATGATGTGTGTGACGGAGCACAGTCGtcttcctccacctcccccTCCTCTTCGTCTCCATCATCAGGGGTGAAGAGCATCTGCAGTAGCCTGTCTGCAGAACAGGATAAGAGCAACAGACTCGTCAACAACCTCAAACCCCTGAACCACGGTACCAACAACTCCTCGTCCACCTCCTCCTGCACGTCTTCCCTGCTTAGCAATAACCGTTGCGTCCCTGCAGCAGAACTGTCCCGTCGTCCACCCCCCATCCCAGCACGGGTTGTACGGGGGGTTCAGGCCCCCTACAACGCCCCTAACTCAGTGACTGTCCGCAGAGTTGACGTTCGGCCTCATGCTGAGGTGAAGAAGCCACCGAGAGTTGCATTGCATCCCCACTTGAGGCCTCGACAGATCCCCCAGGGTCAGGTTGCACACTCCCAGCTCCCCCCTCCACCGCCGCCTCCTCAATCACAGAATCAGCCACCAGCCAAGGTCAACACTTCATCCCAAACTTTGGCATCGCCTCCGGCCTACCCACCCCCCAGCCCGATGCTGGTCCGAGCGGGCATCATCCCGCCGGCCTCCCCAGCCTTCACACGCATCTCCAACGCCAGCTCCAAAGGTTCCTCCCGCAAGCACCCATCCCTGCACCGCTCCAAGTCGGACCTGAGCGACCGCTACTCGCGCGCCACTGCTGACCTGGAGCGCTTCTTCAACTACTGTGGGCTGGACCCAGAGGAGGTGGAGGGACTGGGCGGCGTGGAGCGCTTCACCCGGGCCAACTCAGACATTGTGTCCGTCTCCAAGCTCCGCAGCGTCAGCACGCCGAGCTCGGAGTGCGGGGACGACGTGGAGCGAATAAGGGGGTACGGAGGCGGTgacgaggaggaggatgatgaggaCGGGCCCTTGAGGACGAACGACAGAGTCCCCTACGGGATCTCGGTCATCGAGCGGAACGCACGAGTCATCAAGTGGCTGTATGGCATCCGGCAGGCGAGAGAGGCGAACAGTGGCGTCTCGAACGTCTAG